From a single Microbacterium terrisoli genomic region:
- a CDS encoding glycoside hydrolase family 3 protein, with amino-acid sequence MNPKYKVSTDGVRYRDLNGNGVMDPFEDPRLSPQERTADLLKRLTLEEKAGLLFQTVIEVGPNGTILERPGKISKSPTSTVVIDKRINHFNVHHLKSAHDAATWNNAMQELAERTPHGIPITISTDPRHSFTENSGVAFTAGPFSQWPDALGLAAIDDPETIRDFARRAAEEYRAVGIRAALHPQVDLATEPRWARQLQTFGADPERVASYVRAYLQGFQGDRLGRDSVACVTKHFPGGGPQKDGEDAHFPYGREQVYADGAFELHLRPFLAAIEAGTAGIMPYYGMPVGLVVDGEPIEEVGFGYNRQILTGLLRERLHYDGVILTDWELVNDNIVGNQVLPARAWGVEDLDAHERMLKILGAGADQFGGEECTELLLDLLGDGLVAESRIDESARRVLLVKFQLGLFDNPYVDVENAQRIAGAPEHRRAGLKTQAASVTVVENRGHLLPLPPALKLYTEGMHPDVVAKYGSIVDDPQLADVAIVRIAAPFQPRDDLFLESYFHQGSLDFSPGLIYRLRQLARFTRLHVDITLDRPAIATSLAEVVSAMTVSFGVSDEALMMALSAQVAPRGNLPVEMPRSMDAVRASHESVGGSANPLYPLGHGLRIGDRTPPLLSSSRSS; translated from the coding sequence ATGAATCCCAAGTACAAGGTGAGCACGGATGGCGTCCGTTACCGTGATCTAAACGGCAACGGCGTCATGGACCCGTTCGAAGACCCACGGCTGTCACCGCAGGAACGAACTGCTGATCTTCTCAAACGCCTCACGCTTGAAGAGAAGGCCGGGTTGCTCTTTCAGACAGTTATCGAGGTCGGCCCGAACGGCACGATCTTGGAACGGCCCGGGAAAATCAGCAAGTCGCCGACGAGCACCGTCGTGATTGACAAGCGGATCAACCACTTCAACGTCCACCATCTGAAGAGCGCGCACGACGCCGCGACCTGGAACAACGCGATGCAGGAGCTCGCCGAACGCACCCCCCATGGCATCCCTATCACCATCTCCACCGACCCACGACACTCTTTCACAGAGAACAGTGGTGTCGCTTTCACTGCGGGCCCGTTCTCACAATGGCCGGACGCGCTCGGATTGGCCGCGATCGATGATCCCGAGACCATCCGTGACTTCGCTCGGCGAGCAGCAGAAGAGTACCGCGCTGTCGGAATCCGTGCGGCGTTGCACCCGCAGGTCGATCTGGCGACCGAACCGCGCTGGGCGAGACAGCTTCAGACCTTCGGCGCGGACCCCGAGCGTGTCGCCAGCTACGTACGTGCGTATCTCCAGGGTTTTCAAGGAGACCGTCTTGGACGGGACAGCGTCGCCTGTGTGACCAAGCACTTTCCAGGTGGAGGGCCGCAGAAGGATGGTGAAGACGCGCACTTCCCGTATGGGCGGGAGCAAGTGTATGCGGACGGAGCGTTCGAACTGCACCTGCGGCCATTCCTGGCCGCCATCGAAGCGGGAACAGCCGGAATAATGCCCTACTACGGGATGCCGGTCGGTCTCGTCGTAGACGGTGAACCGATTGAGGAGGTCGGCTTCGGGTACAACCGTCAGATCCTCACCGGCCTTCTTCGGGAACGGCTCCACTACGACGGGGTGATCCTCACCGACTGGGAACTCGTTAACGACAACATCGTCGGAAATCAGGTCCTTCCAGCACGTGCGTGGGGAGTTGAAGACCTCGACGCGCACGAGCGGATGCTGAAGATCCTCGGTGCGGGAGCAGATCAGTTCGGCGGCGAGGAGTGCACGGAACTGCTCCTCGATCTCTTGGGCGATGGGCTTGTAGCCGAGTCGCGGATCGATGAATCGGCGCGCCGTGTGCTTCTCGTCAAGTTCCAGCTCGGCCTATTCGACAACCCGTATGTCGACGTTGAGAATGCGCAGCGAATCGCGGGCGCTCCAGAGCATCGTCGGGCGGGACTGAAGACTCAGGCTGCCTCGGTCACTGTGGTCGAGAACCGCGGTCATCTTCTACCGCTGCCTCCGGCGCTGAAGCTCTACACAGAGGGGATGCACCCCGACGTTGTCGCGAAGTACGGTTCGATTGTCGACGACCCGCAACTGGCGGACGTCGCCATTGTCCGCATCGCGGCGCCCTTCCAGCCTCGCGACGATCTCTTCCTCGAAAGTTACTTCCATCAGGGCAGCCTCGATTTCTCCCCCGGGCTGATCTACCGGCTCCGGCAACTCGCCCGGTTTACCCGACTTCACGTCGACATCACTCTGGACCGCCCGGCAATTGCCACATCGCTCGCGGAAGTGGTGTCGGCGATGACGGTGAGCTTCGGCGTCAGCGACGAGGCACTGATGATGGCGTTGAGCGCCCAAGTCGCCCCGCGGGGCAACCTCCCTGTCGAGATGCCTCGAAGCATGGACGCGGTGCGTGCCTCCCACGAGAGCGTCGGCGGATCGGCAAATCCGCTCTATCCGTTGGGGCATGGCCTACGAATCGGAGACCGGACCCCGCCCCTATTGTCGAGCAGCCGAAGCTCATAA
- a CDS encoding DUF5597 domain-containing protein translates to MGEIGQAWDRGNLTVGVDRSRFLVIGGEVHNSSSSTARSIDSSFDTIMRLGANTVLAPVSWELFEPEESRFNFELIDAMIAGARRRGLRLIPLWFGTWKNAASTYAPSWVKLDLGRFPRSELTGGRRAAQVSPFCVEAREADAGAFAALMRRIREVDNDNTVIAVQVENEMGLLGDSRDRSPLAETAFGSPVPAEVIAAVRLDSTAPLHTQWISHGSVTQGDWATVFPAGERADEAFMATAFASYTQRVADAGRRQHDVPMFVNAWLDAESVLDGTVPVSGGKLPGDYPSGGPVISVASIWEQLAPALDLLAVDAYVDDANSVFAQFAGRRGRLLVPELRADAMGVAQMFLAVGRYRAAGVSPFGIDALDESDDDALLIADSFRLLRAVAVLTTHDPDALMDGFILDAHNPHHQVNAGGATIDLRVADSDAKFTPSHGYGIAISEGGRGLYLIGRGFSASVVASAGDEAALLSASELDLIDGELVVTQHLNGDQTSSGTTIVHPHVGAPPRRGPIPTRPPATGITRIELFTY, encoded by the coding sequence ATGGGTGAGATAGGACAGGCGTGGGACCGCGGAAACCTGACAGTCGGAGTTGACCGCAGTCGATTCTTGGTGATCGGCGGGGAAGTGCACAACTCCAGTTCGAGCACCGCACGTTCCATCGACTCATCGTTCGACACCATTATGCGTCTCGGTGCGAATACGGTCCTCGCACCTGTTTCATGGGAGCTGTTCGAGCCGGAGGAGAGCCGCTTCAACTTTGAACTGATCGACGCGATGATTGCCGGTGCGCGGAGACGCGGCCTTCGCCTGATTCCCCTGTGGTTCGGCACATGGAAGAACGCCGCCTCCACCTATGCACCTTCGTGGGTAAAGCTCGACCTTGGCCGGTTTCCTCGGTCCGAACTCACAGGCGGACGCCGCGCCGCGCAGGTGAGCCCGTTCTGTGTCGAAGCTCGGGAGGCGGACGCCGGCGCATTCGCAGCTCTGATGCGTCGCATCCGAGAGGTCGACAACGACAACACCGTAATCGCCGTGCAAGTGGAGAACGAGATGGGTCTGCTCGGCGATTCTCGGGACCGGAGCCCACTCGCGGAGACCGCATTCGGCTCACCGGTCCCAGCAGAGGTGATTGCCGCGGTCCGGCTTGATAGCACAGCCCCGCTCCATACCCAGTGGATCTCACATGGAAGCGTCACGCAGGGCGACTGGGCCACGGTGTTCCCCGCCGGGGAGCGAGCGGACGAAGCGTTCATGGCCACTGCGTTTGCTTCGTATACACAGAGAGTGGCCGACGCCGGGCGTCGGCAGCACGACGTGCCCATGTTCGTGAACGCTTGGCTTGACGCGGAAAGCGTTCTTGATGGCACTGTTCCCGTGTCCGGCGGAAAGCTACCCGGCGACTACCCGAGCGGTGGCCCGGTCATCTCGGTGGCCTCCATCTGGGAGCAGCTGGCACCGGCCCTGGATTTGCTGGCCGTTGACGCATACGTCGATGACGCCAACAGCGTTTTCGCTCAGTTCGCCGGGCGCCGCGGCAGGCTGCTGGTTCCGGAATTGCGCGCCGATGCCATGGGGGTAGCACAGATGTTCCTTGCGGTCGGGAGATACCGTGCCGCCGGGGTCTCACCCTTCGGCATCGATGCGTTGGATGAAAGCGACGACGACGCACTGCTCATTGCCGACTCATTCCGGCTCTTGCGGGCCGTCGCTGTTCTCACCACTCATGATCCCGATGCACTGATGGATGGGTTCATCCTCGATGCGCACAACCCGCACCACCAGGTAAATGCGGGGGGTGCCACGATCGACCTGCGCGTTGCCGACAGCGACGCGAAGTTCACTCCCAGCCACGGTTACGGAATCGCCATCTCGGAAGGGGGGCGCGGACTGTACCTGATCGGGCGCGGCTTCTCAGCCTCCGTCGTGGCCTCTGCCGGAGATGAAGCTGCCCTCCTTTCGGCATCGGAGTTGGATCTCATCGACGGTGAACTCGTCGTTACGCAACACCTGAATGGTGACCAGACTTCCTCAGGCACGACGATCGTCCATCCTCACGTCGGAGCGCCCCCGCGTCGAGGACCAATTCCCACAAGACCTCCCGCCACGGGCATCACGCGGATCGAGCTGTTCACGTACTGA
- a CDS encoding IS256 family transposase — MALDQSALLELLGELKLTDVTDRIRVATETLYQELIDAEAAAFIGAAPYERSAGRVTQRNGSRPKTVSTTAGDLELRIPKLRQGSFFPSLLERRRRVDQALFAVVMEAYVHGVSTRKVDDLVKALGADTGISKSEVSRICANLDEDVAAFRDRPLADTTYPYVFLDATYCKARVGRRVVSQAVVVAIGVAADGRREILGFEVGETESQPFWTTFLRSLKARGLDGVKLVISDAHTGLISAIETVFAGSAWQRCRVHFMRNVLSNVPKASGPMVASIIRTIFAQPDTEHVFTQFHEVVRMLTRSHPKIADMLENAKDDILAFCGFPQQHWRQIWSTNPLERLNKEIKRRTDVVGTFPNPAALLRLAGHVLIEQHDEWDGADRRYFSEHSMKLLFAEAEEVAIPELNAA, encoded by the coding sequence ATGGCTCTAGACCAGTCTGCCCTCCTCGAGCTCCTCGGGGAACTGAAACTCACCGATGTCACTGACCGGATCCGTGTCGCGACCGAAACGCTCTATCAGGAGCTGATCGATGCGGAAGCGGCCGCGTTCATCGGCGCGGCCCCGTATGAGCGATCCGCTGGCCGGGTGACTCAGCGCAACGGATCCCGCCCGAAGACCGTGTCCACGACGGCTGGGGATCTGGAACTGCGGATCCCGAAACTCCGGCAGGGGTCGTTCTTCCCGTCGCTGCTGGAGCGCCGGCGAAGGGTCGATCAAGCACTGTTCGCGGTGGTGATGGAGGCGTACGTCCACGGCGTCTCAACGAGGAAGGTCGATGATCTGGTGAAGGCGCTGGGTGCGGATACCGGGATCAGCAAGTCCGAGGTGTCGCGGATCTGCGCGAACCTGGACGAGGACGTCGCCGCGTTTCGGGACCGGCCCCTGGCGGACACGACCTACCCGTATGTGTTCCTCGACGCGACCTACTGCAAAGCAAGGGTCGGACGGCGGGTGGTGTCCCAGGCGGTGGTCGTCGCGATCGGCGTCGCCGCGGACGGGCGTCGCGAGATCCTCGGGTTCGAGGTCGGGGAGACCGAATCGCAACCGTTCTGGACCACGTTCCTCCGATCGTTGAAAGCACGCGGTCTGGATGGTGTGAAGCTGGTCATCTCCGACGCTCACACGGGTCTGATCTCGGCGATCGAGACCGTGTTCGCCGGGTCCGCGTGGCAGCGGTGCCGGGTCCATTTCATGCGCAACGTGCTCTCGAACGTTCCCAAAGCGTCGGGGCCGATGGTCGCGTCGATCATCCGCACGATCTTCGCCCAGCCCGACACCGAGCACGTGTTCACGCAGTTCCACGAAGTCGTCCGGATGCTCACCCGCTCCCACCCGAAGATCGCGGACATGCTCGAGAACGCGAAGGATGACATCCTCGCGTTCTGCGGGTTCCCGCAACAGCACTGGCGGCAGATCTGGTCCACGAACCCCCTGGAACGGCTCAACAAGGAGATCAAACGTCGCACCGACGTCGTCGGCACATTCCCCAACCCCGCCGCCCTGCTGCGCCTCGCTGGGCACGTCCTGATCGAGCAGCACGACGAATGGGACGGCGCCGACCGCCGCTACTTCTCCGAGCACTCCATGAAGCTGTTGTTCGCCGAAGCCGAGGAGGTGGCCATCCCCGAACTCAACGCGGCATAA
- a CDS encoding glycoside hydrolase family 2 protein codes for MSRNSTNQWDITDGAYPRPQLVRARWADLTGTWSFAFDDDDRGQAERWQDTTGFSQKITVPFPPESPASGIDEPKFHPIVWYERTIAASHLAAADHVSGHRLILHFGAVDYRAVVWVNGQVAARHEGGYTPFSADVTDLLGHAGPDRIVVRAEDDPTDVAQPRGKQDWQEEPHVIWYKRTTGIWQPVWLESRPATAIETVHWDSDLTQAEVRLHLQLSRKPRHAVPISVQLSFEGGPFAEEVSTQAAAAELELTVPVPALANGQAQQDYTWSPEHPRLIDARIRVGHDVVTSYFGLRTASASAGSVLLNGTPVFMRGVLDQGYWPRTHLAAPSPEALREEVTLIRAAGFNMVRVHQTVADPRFLYWADKLGLMVWAEFPAAYAFSATAIRRTMTEWLEALSRDKSHPSIVAWVPFNESWGVQDIARDPQMRHYVTALSDLTRAVDPTRIIISNDGWEHVNSDVVTVHDYESDPASLRRRYATLTAADLTTQMLGPAGRLITLTEPHPFAPILLSEFGGVSFDSQQREETWGYSQATTGEDFAEKLQRLFAAVNTGTHLAGYCYTQFTDTGQERNGILTDERTHKLDPTRLRNIVLGRSTTTEPTKDPSASEDGHTNRP; via the coding sequence GTGTCGAGAAACTCCACCAACCAGTGGGACATCACCGATGGAGCTTATCCAAGGCCCCAGCTCGTCCGTGCACGCTGGGCCGACCTTACCGGGACGTGGTCCTTCGCCTTCGACGACGATGACCGAGGGCAGGCGGAACGCTGGCAGGACACGACAGGGTTCAGTCAGAAAATCACAGTGCCATTCCCCCCGGAATCGCCCGCATCGGGCATCGACGAACCGAAATTCCATCCGATCGTCTGGTACGAACGGACCATCGCCGCTTCGCATCTCGCGGCTGCCGACCACGTGTCCGGGCACCGATTGATCCTGCACTTCGGTGCGGTCGACTACCGCGCGGTGGTGTGGGTGAACGGCCAGGTCGCGGCACGCCACGAAGGCGGGTACACGCCCTTCTCCGCAGATGTCACGGACCTCCTGGGCCACGCCGGCCCGGACCGGATCGTGGTCCGAGCCGAGGACGACCCCACCGACGTCGCCCAGCCTCGCGGGAAACAGGACTGGCAAGAAGAACCACACGTCATCTGGTACAAGCGGACGACAGGGATCTGGCAGCCCGTTTGGCTCGAATCGCGGCCAGCCACGGCCATCGAAACGGTGCACTGGGACTCGGACTTGACACAGGCAGAAGTCCGACTGCACCTCCAGTTGAGCCGCAAGCCCCGGCATGCCGTGCCCATTTCTGTGCAGCTGAGCTTCGAGGGTGGGCCCTTCGCTGAGGAAGTGTCAACACAGGCTGCTGCTGCAGAACTCGAGCTCACAGTCCCGGTGCCGGCGCTGGCCAACGGTCAAGCACAGCAGGACTACACCTGGTCGCCAGAACACCCGAGGCTCATCGACGCGCGTATCCGGGTCGGGCACGACGTCGTCACCTCGTACTTCGGACTGCGCACGGCGTCCGCATCGGCAGGCAGCGTACTCCTCAACGGAACACCGGTGTTCATGAGGGGAGTCCTCGATCAGGGCTACTGGCCCCGAACCCACCTTGCGGCTCCATCACCGGAGGCACTCCGAGAAGAGGTGACGCTCATCCGTGCAGCCGGCTTCAATATGGTGCGAGTCCATCAGACGGTCGCTGACCCGAGATTTCTGTACTGGGCGGACAAGCTCGGGCTCATGGTGTGGGCGGAGTTCCCCGCCGCCTACGCCTTTTCGGCGACTGCGATCCGGCGCACGATGACGGAGTGGCTTGAGGCACTCAGTCGCGACAAGTCGCACCCGTCGATCGTCGCCTGGGTCCCGTTCAACGAGAGCTGGGGCGTGCAAGACATCGCGCGGGATCCGCAGATGCGCCACTACGTCACCGCGTTGAGTGACCTGACCAGGGCCGTAGACCCCACTCGGATCATCATCTCGAACGACGGTTGGGAGCATGTGAACAGCGACGTCGTCACCGTGCACGACTACGAGAGTGACCCGGCAAGTCTCAGACGGCGGTACGCCACGCTCACTGCAGCTGACCTCACCACGCAAATGCTCGGTCCGGCTGGCAGGTTGATCACCCTGACGGAGCCGCACCCGTTCGCCCCGATCCTTCTGTCTGAGTTCGGGGGCGTGTCATTTGACTCGCAACAACGGGAAGAGACCTGGGGGTATTCGCAGGCGACGACAGGGGAAGACTTCGCCGAAAAGTTGCAAAGGCTCTTCGCTGCCGTGAATACGGGCACACATCTCGCGGGATACTGCTACACGCAGTTCACAGACACCGGACAAGAGCGGAACGGGATCCTCACCGACGAACGCACGCACAAGCTGGATCCGACTCGCCTACGGAACATCGTGCTCGGACGATCAACAACCACCGAACCGACAAAAGATCCGTCAGCCAGCGAAGACGGTCACACGAATCGGCCTTGA
- a CDS encoding LacI family DNA-binding transcriptional regulator, with amino-acid sequence MTPTGKRPTLADVAARARMSKTAVSLVLNNRPGSRLSEEAALRIRAAAADLGYKPNLAAQSLRLGKTKTIGFISDEVTITRYASAMIRGVLGAAKELDHTVLIAETARHMEDLGTAMEAMRDRDVDGILVGLMGARVIDIPSPDRRTPVVIVNGRTPDEVPSILPDEYDAGCIVAAELVAHHHTRIGIIGDLPRIAPNPRLSTTIATRFRGIDDTLRDSGIAPIRIDLDDWSPAIGYNAAMTMLQAHPDLTAILAGNDNVAFGVYQALGELHRSVPDDVSVISFDDDEIAGYLRPGLTTCRLPYERMAQLGVQMLLGQAEIAHQLVPMPLIRRQSVARVRPPR; translated from the coding sequence ATGACACCGACCGGCAAGCGCCCAACTCTCGCGGACGTGGCCGCACGAGCCCGGATGTCGAAGACCGCGGTCAGCCTGGTGCTGAACAATCGGCCCGGTTCGCGCCTGTCTGAAGAAGCAGCTCTGCGTATCCGTGCGGCCGCCGCCGACCTCGGGTATAAGCCGAATCTTGCGGCGCAGAGCCTGCGGCTCGGCAAGACGAAGACGATCGGGTTCATCTCCGATGAGGTCACGATCACCCGTTATGCTTCCGCCATGATCCGCGGTGTCTTGGGCGCCGCCAAGGAATTGGATCACACGGTCTTGATCGCCGAAACCGCGCGGCACATGGAGGATCTCGGCACCGCAATGGAGGCGATGCGCGATCGAGATGTCGACGGCATCCTCGTTGGTCTGATGGGCGCCCGCGTCATCGACATCCCCTCGCCCGACCGGCGGACCCCGGTCGTCATCGTCAACGGGCGCACACCTGACGAGGTACCCAGCATCTTGCCCGACGAATACGACGCCGGATGCATCGTGGCAGCAGAACTCGTCGCCCACCACCACACTCGCATCGGCATCATCGGCGATCTGCCGCGCATCGCGCCGAACCCCCGTCTGTCGACAACTATCGCCACGCGCTTTCGCGGGATCGATGACACCCTGCGCGACTCAGGGATCGCACCGATCCGAATCGATCTCGACGACTGGAGCCCGGCAATCGGCTACAACGCAGCGATGACGATGCTGCAAGCCCACCCAGACCTCACCGCAATCCTCGCTGGGAACGACAACGTCGCGTTCGGCGTCTACCAGGCGTTGGGCGAGCTCCACAGAAGTGTGCCCGACGATGTCTCTGTGATCTCCTTTGACGACGATGAAATCGCAGGCTACCTGCGACCTGGGCTCACCACCTGCCGCCTGCCATACGAACGGATGGCACAACTCGGGGTGCAGATGCTCCTCGGCCAGGCCGAAATCGCTCACCAACTCGTCCCGATGCCTCTGATCCGCCGACAGTCAGTCGCACGTGTGAGACCGCCGCGATGA
- a CDS encoding sugar ABC transporter substrate-binding protein, translating to MKRKAATIALAVVSMAAMFALAGCAKGGVSAGSDAGSLKLWTHNAGNEAELGAIKDVVKDFNASQSKYKVEVQAFPQDSYNQSVTAAAASGKLPCILDIDAPNVPNWAWAGYLAPLTGMDDVLSKFLPSTVGTYNDKTYSYGFYDVALTMITRKSTLDKYGIRVPSVDQPWTKAEFSDAMAKLKASGDFQYPADFATSSTGEWWPYAYSPFLQSAGGDLIDRSDYKTADGVLNGPDAVAWGKWFRSLVTDGYIAAKSGTDQTADFLNGKTALMYAGSWAAEPVRAKLGDDALFIPSVDLGHGPKIGGGSWQWGMSKSCADTAGALAYMKFAAQDKYVAAVAKATKTIPATDAAAAMVPGYGPGGDNTIFREFSKKYAVVRPVTPGYPFISTTFQKAAQDILNGADPQQTLDQAVKDIDANQKQNNYFQ from the coding sequence ATGAAGAGGAAAGCGGCAACGATCGCTTTGGCGGTTGTGAGCATGGCGGCGATGTTCGCGCTTGCGGGGTGCGCGAAGGGCGGTGTGAGCGCAGGCAGCGATGCCGGCAGTCTCAAACTGTGGACGCACAACGCCGGCAACGAGGCGGAACTGGGAGCGATCAAGGACGTCGTCAAGGACTTCAATGCGAGTCAGTCGAAGTACAAGGTGGAGGTTCAGGCGTTCCCACAGGACTCCTACAACCAGTCGGTGACCGCCGCCGCGGCGTCCGGCAAGCTGCCATGCATTCTTGACATCGACGCCCCCAACGTGCCCAACTGGGCTTGGGCGGGCTACTTGGCTCCGTTGACCGGAATGGACGACGTGCTGTCGAAGTTCCTTCCGTCGACCGTGGGTACGTACAACGACAAGACCTACTCTTACGGGTTCTATGACGTCGCGCTGACGATGATCACGCGCAAGAGCACCCTCGACAAGTACGGCATCCGAGTCCCGTCCGTCGACCAGCCGTGGACGAAGGCGGAGTTCTCGGATGCGATGGCCAAACTGAAGGCGTCGGGTGACTTTCAGTACCCGGCGGACTTTGCGACATCGTCGACGGGGGAGTGGTGGCCGTACGCCTATTCACCGTTCCTGCAGAGTGCCGGCGGCGACCTGATCGATCGGTCCGACTACAAGACGGCGGATGGCGTCCTGAACGGGCCCGACGCGGTTGCGTGGGGAAAGTGGTTCCGTAGTCTGGTCACCGATGGATACATCGCCGCCAAGTCGGGCACCGACCAGACGGCCGACTTCCTCAACGGCAAGACTGCGCTGATGTATGCCGGCAGCTGGGCGGCCGAGCCGGTGCGGGCGAAGCTGGGTGACGATGCGCTGTTCATCCCGTCGGTCGACCTTGGCCACGGCCCGAAGATCGGCGGCGGGTCCTGGCAGTGGGGCATGTCGAAGTCGTGCGCTGACACAGCAGGCGCGCTGGCTTACATGAAATTCGCGGCGCAGGACAAGTATGTGGCGGCAGTGGCAAAGGCGACCAAGACGATTCCCGCCACCGACGCTGCCGCAGCGATGGTTCCCGGCTACGGCCCCGGCGGAGACAACACGATCTTCCGCGAGTTCTCGAAGAAGTACGCCGTGGTGCGGCCGGTGACCCCCGGTTATCCGTTCATCTCGACGACGTTCCAGAAGGCTGCTCAGGACATCCTGAACGGTGCTGACCCTCAGCAGACGTTGGATCAAGCGGTCAAAGACATCGACGCCAACCAGAAGCAGAACAACTACTTCCAGTAG
- a CDS encoding carbohydrate ABC transporter permease, whose translation MTALISVRVRPRGHQKEQFAALAMFLPAAVLIVTFLVIPIALTFILAFTNTRLISPEPGRFIGLENFANLFTDQTFWAALRNTLIFTIVVVPVQSALALLVAVLVNSKVRGTTFFRTVYFLPVVTSIVVVSMLWLFLYQKNGLINVLLAKVGIAGPDWLGDPHWALFAIIVMSIWQAMGFHMIIWLAGLQTIPGDLYEAAALDGATRWQQFVHVTWPGLRATRTFILITITIAAFGLFAQINVMTQGGPLDATTTLVFEAVRTGFQQQQTGYASAISLVFFVLVLIVTLIQTFLTRDKEARR comes from the coding sequence GTGACCGCTCTGATATCTGTCCGCGTGCGCCCGCGCGGCCACCAGAAGGAACAATTCGCGGCGCTTGCGATGTTCCTGCCCGCCGCCGTGCTGATCGTCACGTTCCTCGTGATCCCGATCGCGTTGACATTCATCCTCGCATTCACCAACACGCGACTGATCTCACCGGAACCTGGCCGATTCATCGGCCTTGAGAATTTCGCCAACCTGTTCACGGATCAGACGTTCTGGGCGGCGCTGCGCAACACCTTGATCTTCACGATCGTGGTGGTTCCGGTGCAATCCGCGTTGGCGCTTCTGGTTGCAGTGCTCGTGAATTCAAAGGTGCGGGGTACAACGTTCTTCCGGACCGTGTACTTCCTGCCCGTGGTCACGTCGATCGTCGTCGTATCGATGCTGTGGCTGTTTCTCTACCAGAAGAACGGACTGATCAACGTCCTGCTGGCCAAGGTCGGCATTGCTGGACCGGATTGGCTCGGCGACCCGCACTGGGCGCTGTTCGCGATCATCGTCATGTCGATCTGGCAGGCGATGGGCTTTCACATGATCATCTGGCTGGCCGGGCTCCAGACCATCCCGGGTGACCTCTACGAAGCAGCAGCTCTGGACGGCGCGACCCGGTGGCAGCAGTTCGTGCATGTGACTTGGCCGGGCTTACGCGCGACCAGAACATTCATCCTGATCACGATCACGATCGCCGCATTCGGATTGTTCGCCCAGATCAACGTCATGACCCAGGGTGGGCCGCTGGACGCGACGACGACCTTGGTCTTCGAAGCGGTGCGCACCGGATTCCAGCAGCAGCAGACCGGATATGCGTCGGCGATCTCGCTGGTGTTCTTCGTGCTCGTGCTGATCGTCACCCTGATCCAGACATTCCTCACCCGCGACAAGGAGGCCCGGCGATGA
- a CDS encoding carbohydrate ABC transporter permease has translation MSALMGSDPTALGHEIQPERARRRPTGWRSPVLLIVKILLALLFGLPLVFMIVSSFKPDLQIFADLNGIQAFLPVGQLTLDNYLGVFERVPFAQFLLNSVIISVLTVALGIVVNSLAAFAMSRMRLPGRKWLLGVVLATLIVPFEVMALPMLWWVNQLPYFDGAQFVQGWLDTYAVQIVPFIANAFSIFLFYQYFSSIPRELDEAALMDGAGWLRIYRTIVLPLSGPAVATAAILTFLPAWNQYLWPLMVTQSEAIRPVMVGIDYFKQLNVSWGQIMAYASVITVPVLALFVAFQRSFVNSIAASGVKG, from the coding sequence ATGAGCGCACTGATGGGCAGCGATCCGACCGCCCTCGGCCACGAAATTCAACCGGAACGTGCGAGACGCCGCCCGACAGGATGGCGCAGCCCGGTCCTGTTGATCGTGAAGATCCTGCTGGCACTGCTGTTCGGCCTGCCCCTGGTGTTCATGATCGTCTCCAGCTTCAAACCCGACCTGCAGATCTTTGCCGACCTGAATGGGATCCAGGCATTCCTGCCGGTGGGGCAGCTCACGCTCGACAACTATCTCGGGGTATTCGAGCGGGTGCCCTTTGCGCAGTTCCTGCTCAACTCGGTGATCATCTCGGTCCTGACGGTCGCTCTCGGGATCGTGGTGAACTCGCTGGCAGCGTTCGCGATGTCGCGCATGCGTCTACCAGGCCGCAAGTGGCTGCTCGGCGTGGTTCTGGCCACGCTGATCGTGCCGTTCGAGGTCATGGCACTGCCCATGCTGTGGTGGGTCAACCAACTGCCGTATTTCGATGGTGCGCAGTTCGTGCAGGGCTGGCTGGACACGTACGCCGTGCAGATCGTTCCATTCATCGCGAACGCCTTCTCGATTTTCCTGTTCTACCAGTACTTCAGTTCGATCCCGAGGGAGCTCGACGAGGCCGCTCTGATGGATGGGGCAGGATGGCTGCGCATCTATCGCACCATTGTGCTGCCGCTGTCCGGGCCGGCGGTGGCCACCGCGGCCATTCTCACGTTCCTCCCGGCGTGGAACCAATATCTGTGGCCCCTCATGGTCACCCAGAGCGAAGCCATCCGGCCCGTCATGGTCGGGATCGACTACTTCAAGCAGCTGAATGTGTCGTGGGGTCAGATCATGGCCTATGCCAGCGTGATCACCGTTCCGGTGCTCGCACTCTTCGTCGCGTTCCAACGCTCCTTCGTGAACTCGATCGCCGCGTCCGGGGTGAAGGGATGA